The uncultured Desulfobulbus sp. genome window below encodes:
- a CDS encoding helix-turn-helix transcriptional regulator: MNKANTSKIKHLLKQYNTKQKDIAAFLGVSAQFVNQVINGKRSTGRVMQAIAFFTKRSVAELWLDEE; this comes from the coding sequence ATGAATAAAGCCAACACAAGCAAAATAAAGCATTTGCTAAAACAATACAACACAAAGCAAAAGGATATCGCTGCTTTTCTTGGTGTTTCGGCTCAGTTTGTCAATCAGGTAATTAACGGGAAAAGATCCACGGGCAGAGTCATGCAGGCGATTGCTTTTTTTACAAAGAGGTCGGTAGCAGAATTGTGGCTAGATGAGGAGTAA
- a CDS encoding TraK family protein: MERLKKGFARIEFFAVRQEVEKLLAAGYSIKLAYEDLKQKGKITMSYQAFYRNLKPVKKTVALKESMVPGSRAPSVESGAAVHHDKNPNTDDII, from the coding sequence ATGGAACGCTTAAAAAAAGGGTTTGCCCGGATCGAGTTTTTCGCGGTTCGCCAGGAGGTCGAAAAATTATTGGCTGCCGGATACAGCATCAAGCTTGCCTATGAGGATTTGAAGCAAAAAGGAAAAATCACAATGAGCTATCAGGCTTTCTATAGAAACTTAAAGCCGGTCAAAAAAACAGTGGCCCTAAAAGAGTCAATGGTGCCAGGTAGTAGAGCTCCGAGTGTTGAGAGTGGAGCGGCAGTTCATCATGATAAAAATCCCAACACAGACGATATTATCTAG
- the traI gene encoding TraI/MobA(P) family conjugative relaxase — protein MIAKRINIEKGNDNSCRLGRYIADASHDGEKVLFAWHEGCLSETYEAALIEIEATQGMNQRCQGSKTYHLMVSFRPEDEPKLNREKMILIEKAFADSLGFSDHQRVCGVHKNTNNLHMHIAYNMIHPEGFTKHEPFRDFFRLSEVCREMENRYNLVIDNGITHDQNKQPKINQRAASMEAHTGEKSFQSFAIEHKDLIGKALADSKSWHEAHAALAEIGVKIVPRGNGLAIASADGRGAIKASALGRDFSKNRLTQRLGDYAPPKKAVPQKEGYQREPTQPKTPEREALFQQYRSLREKRQLRLHASQREYRSTKTQAFSQFSYKLQTLEKRILPRKTKKKLTQMLHIERRSTLAELHETYERKIQRIREEIPFNNWNGYLKWKAEQGDRTALDVLRSKKLNATLDRLDQGMQNNFPETLAKSTHSMALSEKQIAAAGISGKHRSRLLAVTRMELLKAQEEINQETNPARPLIFSGTQHTIDNNGVVIFSLPSGGTIRDTGSKLYFSCDQATEHAAVMYGLARFGKNIHLRGNSIERKNNKRTSLHRARTHQPNLACAQQNHQHRLRKLSELDVVRLGKKSKMFLQDNARRDLER, from the coding sequence ATGATTGCAAAACGCATCAACATCGAAAAAGGCAACGATAACTCGTGCCGACTTGGACGATACATTGCCGATGCCAGTCATGATGGGGAAAAAGTACTTTTTGCCTGGCATGAAGGATGTCTTTCGGAGACCTATGAAGCCGCGCTCATCGAAATTGAGGCAACGCAGGGTATGAACCAGAGGTGCCAGGGGAGTAAAACCTATCATCTGATGGTGAGCTTCCGGCCAGAAGACGAGCCGAAGTTAAACAGGGAAAAAATGATCCTTATTGAGAAGGCTTTTGCAGACTCCCTGGGATTTAGTGATCATCAGCGAGTGTGCGGCGTCCACAAAAACACCAACAACCTGCATATGCATATCGCCTATAACATGATTCACCCGGAGGGGTTTACCAAGCATGAACCCTTCCGAGATTTTTTCCGATTGTCTGAGGTCTGCAGGGAGATGGAAAATCGGTACAACCTGGTGATCGACAATGGAATAACTCACGATCAAAATAAGCAGCCAAAAATCAACCAACGCGCTGCCAGTATGGAGGCCCATACTGGAGAGAAATCATTTCAATCCTTTGCCATCGAACACAAAGATCTAATCGGGAAAGCCTTGGCTGATTCAAAAAGCTGGCACGAGGCCCATGCGGCCCTAGCCGAAATAGGGGTTAAGATTGTCCCAAGAGGCAACGGATTGGCAATAGCCAGTGCTGACGGTCGAGGTGCCATAAAGGCCAGCGCCCTGGGACGTGATTTTTCCAAGAACAGGCTCACCCAACGATTAGGGGACTATGCTCCACCAAAGAAGGCAGTTCCTCAAAAAGAGGGATATCAACGGGAACCAACCCAACCGAAGACTCCAGAGCGAGAGGCATTGTTCCAGCAATATAGGTCCTTACGGGAAAAACGTCAGCTGCGCCTTCACGCTTCTCAGCGGGAATATAGATCTACAAAAACACAGGCGTTTTCTCAATTCAGCTATAAGCTCCAGACGCTTGAAAAACGCATCCTTCCCCGCAAAACCAAAAAAAAGCTGACGCAGATGCTCCATATTGAAAGGCGATCAACCCTGGCCGAACTGCATGAAACCTATGAAAGAAAAATTCAAAGAATCCGTGAGGAAATCCCGTTCAATAACTGGAATGGATATTTGAAGTGGAAGGCAGAGCAAGGAGACAGAACAGCCTTGGATGTTCTCCGTTCGAAGAAACTGAATGCGACTCTCGATCGACTTGACCAGGGTATGCAAAATAATTTCCCGGAGACACTCGCCAAATCCACGCACTCAATGGCTCTAAGCGAAAAACAAATAGCTGCTGCTGGAATATCCGGAAAACATCGCTCACGGCTGTTGGCTGTAACCAGGATGGAGCTCTTAAAAGCTCAGGAAGAAATCAACCAGGAAACCAATCCTGCACGGCCGCTGATTTTTTCAGGCACCCAGCACACCATTGACAACAACGGTGTCGTTATTTTCTCCTTGCCAAGCGGCGGTACCATTCGAGACACGGGCAGCAAACTCTATTTTTCCTGCGACCAGGCCACGGAACATGCGGCTGTCATGTATGGCCTCGCCCGATTTGGCAAAAATATTCATTTGAGAGGAAATAGCATTGAACGAAAAAACAACAAACGCACTTCCCTCCACCGAGCAAGAACTCACCAGCCTAACCTTGCTTGCGCTCAACAAAACCATCAACACCGCCTGCGCAAGTTGTCCGAACTCGATGTGGTTCGGCTCGGCAAAAAATCAAAAATGTTTCTGCAGGATAATGCACGCCGTGACCTGGAGCGCTGA
- a CDS encoding type II toxin-antitoxin system Phd/YefM family antitoxin, with product MQTIETFIPITQAKAKLLDMVRQIHDTNETIAITKNGVPEAVILSMTKFEAFLETIDILADAETMGQLRRSAQDVNNNTLVDLDEAF from the coding sequence ATGCAGACAATCGAAACCTTTATTCCGATCACACAAGCCAAAGCAAAGCTTTTGGATATGGTGCGACAGATTCACGACACCAACGAGACCATAGCGATCACAAAAAATGGCGTCCCCGAAGCCGTCATATTATCCATGACAAAGTTTGAGGCATTCTTAGAAACCATCGACATCCTTGCCGATGCAGAAACGATGGGGCAATTGAGGCGATCGGCACAAGATGTTAACAACAACACCTTGGTTGATCTGGATGAGGCTTTTTGA
- a CDS encoding type II toxin-antitoxin system RelE/ParE family toxin, with protein MLYQVKLTSTVNEIGKKFSPEIKSAARAALKELAQNPTIGKELQADLMGFRSYRFMRYRIIYKIDTSEEIIIVWAIGHRRDIYENFSEMLLRSQIDPANS; from the coding sequence ATGCTGTATCAGGTCAAACTGACATCCACTGTCAACGAGATCGGAAAGAAATTTTCCCCTGAAATAAAGAGTGCTGCAAGGGCTGCACTCAAAGAACTGGCTCAAAATCCAACCATCGGCAAAGAACTGCAGGCCGATTTAATGGGTTTTCGATCCTACAGGTTCATGCGCTATCGAATTATTTACAAGATAGATACTTCAGAAGAAATTATCATCGTTTGGGCTATCGGCCACCGTCGGGACATATACGAAAATTTCAGTGAGATGCTATTGAGGAGCCAAATAGATCCAGCGAATTCTTGA
- a CDS encoding IS5 family transposase → MFQQEFFDFDKRMSKIDSNGDPLVKINQTVDWEIFRPTLEIVRPKPEESTAGSKGYNVVMLFKILILQSLYNLSDDFAEFQILDRLPFCRFLGLPLGSKVPDATTIWRFHDDLVTMGALDELFAQFEAYLQERGFIALKGQIVDTSIVKVPIQRNSREENTAIKEGKTPDTWSKNKQKRKDVDARWTKKNGKSFFGYKNHVCVDVKHKLIRSWNYNMDRLGTLLTT, encoded by the coding sequence ATGTTTCAGCAAGAATTTTTCGACTTTGACAAGCGCATGAGCAAAATTGACAGTAACGGCGATCCTCTCGTTAAGATCAATCAGACCGTAGACTGGGAAATATTTCGTCCGACACTGGAAATCGTCAGGCCCAAGCCAGAAGAATCTACAGCAGGGTCGAAAGGCTATAATGTTGTCATGCTGTTTAAGATACTCATCCTTCAATCCCTGTATAATTTGTCTGACGATTTTGCCGAATTCCAGATTCTTGACAGGCTACCTTTTTGTCGATTTCTCGGTTTGCCTCTAGGAAGTAAGGTTCCTGACGCCACGACCATTTGGCGTTTTCATGATGATTTGGTCACAATGGGTGCTCTTGATGAACTGTTCGCCCAATTTGAAGCATACCTCCAGGAGAGAGGATTTATTGCGCTGAAAGGGCAAATCGTCGATACGTCCATTGTAAAAGTGCCGATCCAGCGCAACAGTCGTGAAGAAAATACTGCCATAAAAGAAGGCAAAACGCCCGACACATGGAGCAAAAACAAACAGAAACGAAAAGATGTTGATGCCCGTTGGACCAAGAAAAACGGTAAATCCTTCTTTGGCTACAAGAATCATGTTTGCGTTGACGTCAAACACAAACTAATCCGCAGCTGGAACTACAATATGGACCGATTGGGGACATTGTTAACCACTTAA
- a CDS encoding transposase gives MDNTQYFQAQQEAKRLHDRISSFMGDFKVGTLLSKSGIRKLRGATPLAVFSVIFALPFAGVNFSRGIVQNRNLGFQKDSAYEFLKNPRYNWRKFMLSLVTVVVRFFDVLTSEQREKVLIIDDSTYDRSRSKAVELLAWIFDHNTHQHLKGFKLLTLGWSDGASFLPLDFVLCSSANANKRVQGIKKKMSTRCSGYTRRKEAMTKSTDHLEPMVKRVLAQGIRADYLLMDSWFAFPALLEKLGKHLPVICMGKNMPKVFYRYQGRWFTLGHLFDQLRKKPGKAKILASVVVETKRKQKIKIVFVRHRHKRTWLAIISTQIDLADEDIVRIYGKRWDIEVFFKMLKHYLNLERETQLRDFDGIIAHITIVMSRYVFLAFEQRCHDDPRTLGSLFYAFSEEQQDLSFIEAMHRLLSLALDKVRATGAITETAVLAIIDTVMGFAIDMLQWASGFSKINAHTSAI, from the coding sequence ATGGACAATACTCAATACTTTCAGGCGCAACAAGAGGCAAAACGACTGCATGACCGAATTTCCTCCTTTATGGGCGATTTTAAGGTCGGAACCCTGTTATCGAAAAGCGGCATCCGTAAACTTCGAGGGGCTACGCCTCTGGCTGTTTTCAGTGTCATCTTTGCGCTGCCATTTGCCGGAGTCAATTTTTCTCGAGGCATCGTTCAGAATCGAAATTTGGGCTTTCAGAAAGATAGCGCTTACGAGTTCCTGAAAAACCCTCGGTACAATTGGCGAAAATTCATGCTGTCCCTTGTGACAGTTGTTGTTCGGTTCTTCGATGTTCTGACCAGTGAGCAGCGAGAAAAAGTGTTAATAATCGATGACTCCACGTACGATCGATCTCGTTCGAAAGCCGTTGAGCTGCTTGCGTGGATTTTTGACCATAATACCCATCAGCACCTGAAAGGGTTTAAGCTCCTGACTTTGGGGTGGTCCGATGGCGCAAGTTTTCTTCCACTTGACTTTGTCCTCTGCTCGTCAGCCAACGCGAACAAGAGAGTGCAAGGAATTAAGAAGAAGATGAGCACCCGGTGCAGCGGGTACACTCGTCGCAAAGAAGCGATGACCAAATCCACCGATCACCTTGAGCCAATGGTGAAGCGGGTTCTGGCGCAGGGTATCAGGGCTGATTATCTCCTGATGGACAGCTGGTTTGCCTTTCCGGCGCTTTTGGAAAAATTGGGCAAGCACCTCCCCGTGATTTGTATGGGCAAAAATATGCCCAAGGTTTTTTACCGATACCAGGGAAGGTGGTTCACCCTAGGACACCTTTTCGACCAGCTGAGGAAAAAACCTGGCAAGGCCAAGATCCTTGCCAGTGTCGTGGTGGAAACCAAACGAAAACAAAAAATCAAAATCGTGTTCGTTCGGCACCGCCATAAACGCACATGGTTGGCAATCATTTCCACACAAATTGACCTTGCCGACGAGGATATTGTCCGCATTTACGGGAAACGATGGGATATAGAGGTGTTTTTCAAAATGCTGAAGCATTATCTCAACCTGGAAAGAGAAACTCAGCTACGGGATTTTGACGGCATCATCGCTCATATAACAATCGTCATGAGCCGGTATGTTTTCCTGGCCTTTGAGCAACGCTGCCATGATGATCCGCGAACACTTGGCTCACTTTTTTACGCCTTTAGCGAAGAGCAGCAAGATTTGAGTTTTATCGAAGCCATGCACCGGCTTCTCAGTCTGGCACTCGACAAGGTAAGAGCGACAGGAGCAATTACTGAAACTGCAGTACTTGCCATCATTGATACAGTCATGGGCTTCGCTATTGATATGCTGCAATGGGCTAGCGGATTTTCGAAGATTAACGCCCATACTTCAGCAATTTAG
- a CDS encoding lytic transglycosylase domain-containing protein produces the protein MDIMFEEAAQFWGVPVAWTQAIADVESGTHPWSLNIEGKGYKFTSKEKAVAMARQAKAQGRSFDSGIMQVNNFWLKKYGIPLEAAFDPLANIYLGSWILKQEIKKHGQTWEAIRAYHSPNETRGRRYAEMVKGALAKGRAPKATVPGTLSSFTDRKPKGISKLVVEEKERGKAPLIVSRSNSKLQSRSWQEGRIDSFVKRFSKNI, from the coding sequence ATGGATATCATGTTTGAAGAGGCGGCTCAGTTCTGGGGGGTTCCAGTTGCCTGGACCCAGGCCATTGCCGACGTTGAAAGCGGCACCCACCCCTGGTCACTTAACATAGAAGGAAAGGGGTATAAGTTTACCTCCAAAGAGAAGGCTGTTGCCATGGCCAGGCAGGCTAAAGCTCAAGGCCGTTCCTTTGATTCCGGAATAATGCAGGTGAATAATTTCTGGCTCAAGAAGTATGGTATCCCTTTGGAAGCTGCCTTTGACCCGTTGGCAAATATATATTTGGGATCATGGATCCTGAAGCAGGAAATTAAGAAACACGGCCAGACCTGGGAGGCAATACGAGCCTATCACTCTCCCAATGAGACCAGAGGGCGAAGGTATGCTGAAATGGTTAAAGGAGCCTTGGCCAAGGGACGGGCGCCAAAAGCAACAGTGCCTGGTACCCTGTCCTCTTTCACTGATCGGAAACCGAAAGGGATAAGCAAATTGGTCGTTGAAGAGAAGGAGAGGGGCAAAGCACCATTGATTGTGTCCAGGAGTAATTCAAAATTACAAAGTAGGTCATGGCAAGAAGGTCGGATTGATTCGTTCGTAAAACGGTTTTCTAAGAACATTTAG
- a CDS encoding zincin-like metallopeptidase domain-containing protein, with protein sequence MKKSERKSIAETFTESIIEELEKGTAPWQKPWKAGEFHRPVNPISGTVYRGVNTIMLARHGFADPRWLTFKQANEQEWRVKKGAKSQKVVFWQWTDRQAVLDESGRPVMDENGEEKQETVQLERPRLHVFSVFHASQLQTLDGHDIPPYEEPELTWDPLQKGEDILDESGATIIHDQADRAFYRMSTDDIHLPSKENFLEAGDYYSTALHELGHWTGHPERMDREFGPYGSERYAKEELRAEIASWMLSQELGLPHQPNQHVSYVESWVSVLKKDPQEIMRACRDAEKIKEYVMNLEQKKTVERTEQDAGVFIISGATPKIYQEYETAQEAGSAYRVMCATHRQGPLHCEYQDDKNIYVLASQDHDFADHTKFTLKFDGLEYPPPKELKESFMAGYERSDKLLAQDVAAQVCSLMADSKTYLNVPYKEKNKAKKAGAKWDSEAKRWFAPEGTDLVPLSAWLPEREVVSAMPSMPPVQEFSERLKEAGLQVEEPILDGRIHRVPVESGKPGAKDGAYCGYEDGRPNGWAQNYKTGEHVKWVATGHTLTETEKEALQAEAQVRKAEREKQLQEQRAKAQKKAYAKWMNATSANEHIYLKDKGVEGYGLRQDNRGNLLIPGFDLRTGRIQTLQWIEPNGAKRFESGCPQQGAALVIPSSENLDSREILLAEGYATAASIHMATGQTVVAAFTAHNLQPVAEILREQHPDAEITICADNDHHLVKQVGGTPIGNVGLKRANEAAEAIGATVAVPKFNQEEILRRYTDFNDLHKSRGIKAVAKQVNAQVAEVER encoded by the coding sequence ATGAAGAAATCTGAGCGCAAAAGTATCGCGGAAACCTTCACCGAAAGCATTATCGAGGAACTGGAAAAGGGGACGGCTCCCTGGCAGAAGCCCTGGAAAGCAGGAGAGTTCCATCGTCCTGTCAATCCTATCTCCGGAACGGTCTATAGAGGGGTGAATACTATCATGTTGGCTCGCCATGGTTTTGCCGATCCCCGTTGGCTGACCTTTAAGCAGGCCAATGAACAGGAATGGCGGGTCAAAAAGGGTGCAAAGTCACAGAAGGTGGTGTTCTGGCAATGGACGGATCGGCAAGCTGTGCTCGATGAATCTGGTCGCCCCGTAATGGATGAAAACGGTGAAGAGAAACAGGAAACCGTTCAGTTGGAACGCCCGCGCTTGCACGTATTTTCAGTGTTTCATGCAAGCCAGCTGCAGACGCTCGATGGGCACGATATCCCACCGTATGAGGAGCCGGAGCTTACATGGGATCCACTCCAAAAGGGAGAGGATATATTGGACGAGTCAGGAGCCACCATTATCCATGATCAGGCAGATCGAGCCTTTTACCGAATGTCCACGGATGACATCCATTTGCCGTCCAAAGAGAATTTTCTCGAAGCTGGCGATTACTACAGCACGGCGTTGCATGAGCTGGGGCATTGGACCGGGCATCCCGAGCGAATGGATCGAGAGTTCGGGCCGTATGGATCCGAGCGATACGCAAAGGAGGAATTGCGGGCCGAGATTGCTTCCTGGATGCTCAGTCAGGAGCTAGGTCTGCCTCACCAGCCCAATCAACATGTTTCCTATGTCGAGAGTTGGGTGAGCGTTTTGAAAAAGGATCCCCAGGAGATCATGCGAGCTTGTCGCGACGCGGAGAAAATCAAGGAGTACGTGATGAATCTGGAACAGAAAAAGACAGTTGAACGAACCGAACAGGATGCAGGCGTTTTTATCATCAGTGGGGCAACTCCAAAAATATATCAGGAATATGAGACCGCGCAGGAGGCCGGATCTGCCTATCGGGTTATGTGCGCTACCCATCGGCAGGGGCCATTACACTGCGAGTATCAAGACGATAAGAATATTTATGTCTTGGCCAGCCAGGATCATGACTTCGCGGATCATACAAAATTTACGCTTAAATTCGATGGTCTGGAATATCCGCCTCCCAAAGAGCTGAAAGAGAGCTTCATGGCTGGCTATGAACGCTCGGACAAACTCCTCGCGCAAGACGTTGCCGCTCAAGTTTGTAGCCTGATGGCCGATTCAAAGACCTATTTGAATGTGCCCTATAAAGAAAAGAACAAAGCAAAAAAGGCAGGGGCAAAGTGGGATAGCGAGGCGAAGCGTTGGTTTGCACCTGAGGGCACGGATCTGGTTCCGTTGTCTGCCTGGTTGCCTGAGAGAGAGGTCGTCAGTGCCATGCCGAGCATGCCACCGGTCCAGGAATTTTCCGAACGACTTAAAGAAGCAGGCTTGCAAGTAGAGGAGCCAATTCTTGACGGTAGGATTCATCGTGTCCCTGTGGAATCGGGAAAACCTGGAGCGAAGGATGGTGCCTATTGTGGGTATGAAGATGGACGCCCCAATGGTTGGGCTCAAAATTACAAAACTGGCGAACATGTCAAATGGGTGGCAACAGGGCATACGCTCACTGAAACAGAGAAAGAGGCGCTACAAGCAGAAGCCCAGGTTCGAAAAGCTGAGCGAGAAAAGCAGCTCCAGGAGCAACGTGCAAAGGCCCAGAAAAAGGCATACGCCAAATGGATGAATGCAACATCGGCGAACGAGCATATTTACCTCAAAGACAAAGGCGTTGAGGGGTACGGGCTCAGGCAGGATAATCGGGGCAATTTGCTCATTCCCGGATTTGATCTTCGCACTGGTCGCATCCAAACACTCCAATGGATCGAACCCAATGGCGCAAAAAGGTTTGAATCCGGCTGCCCTCAACAAGGCGCTGCCTTGGTGATCCCTTCTTCAGAGAACTTGGATAGCAGAGAGATTCTCCTTGCCGAAGGATACGCGACGGCGGCCAGCATTCATATGGCCACCGGGCAAACAGTGGTTGCGGCATTTACGGCCCATAATCTCCAGCCGGTTGCTGAGATCTTGCGAGAACAACATCCGGATGCAGAGATCACAATATGCGCGGATAACGATCATCACCTGGTGAAGCAAGTTGGTGGCACCCCCATTGGCAACGTGGGGCTGAAAAGGGCGAACGAGGCGGCGGAAGCTATAGGTGCGACTGTGGCGGTACCAAAATTCAACCAGGAAGAAATCCTGAGAAGATATACCGACTTTAACGACCTGCACAAATCGCGGGGAATCAAAGCGGTGGCTAAGCAGGTAAATGCTCAAGTCGCTGAGGTCGAGCGATGA
- the traF gene encoding conjugative transfer signal peptidase TraF, with protein sequence MKSICAISFCALIFGFVSWQLGFRLNLTPSLPVGVYRLTHESLYRGQTVAFCLDDPEFVQLAHDRRYLASGSCPSGLRPLLKVVKGMPGDRVSFCGNAIMVNEQVLAHTKILGRDRQGRVMPPSHLAYGVIPPGKALLLSQHHDGSFDSRYFGLVPIVSLRPVEPVITF encoded by the coding sequence ATGAAAAGTATCTGTGCGATTAGCTTCTGCGCTTTGATTTTTGGATTTGTCTCTTGGCAGCTTGGTTTTCGACTCAACCTAACGCCCTCACTTCCCGTTGGTGTGTACCGACTCACGCACGAGTCACTGTATCGGGGGCAGACCGTAGCTTTTTGTCTCGATGATCCCGAATTCGTTCAACTAGCGCATGATCGAAGATATTTGGCTTCAGGATCCTGTCCTTCCGGGCTCAGACCACTTCTGAAAGTGGTCAAAGGTATGCCTGGGGACAGAGTGAGCTTTTGCGGCAACGCGATCATGGTCAATGAGCAGGTTCTGGCACATACAAAAATTCTCGGCAGAGACAGGCAGGGACGTGTCATGCCGCCATCTCATCTCGCCTATGGAGTAATTCCTCCTGGAAAGGCGCTCCTTCTTTCGCAACACCACGACGGCAGCTTTGACAGCCGATACTTCGGTCTGGTGCCGATCGTTTCTTTGAGGCCGGTTGAACCGGTCATCACCTTTTGA
- a CDS encoding type IV secretory system conjugative DNA transfer family protein, giving the protein MAEQQYGHLTRKTKSRLWRWLVLLLILLWGLMVLMWSLQQIGNLFGHHPILGEPFVAFSRLWYLPWTALTWPKTIFTAIEVQPLADRSMLLFMGPPLLSAMLYLAINQAPKGKKDLHGTARWATGKEIRTMGYLSGQGVYIGGWFDSATKTQLYLRHNGPEHLLCFAPTRSGKGVGLILPTLLAWEQSSVVFDIKGENYALTAGYLKSRGNKVLRFEPADPTGATACFNPLEEIRLEGDRAIADVQQVANMVLDPDGKGLPDYWDKAACGFFGGVLLHCLITTRLQGNRQASLYDVSLMLEDPDREGGPKELFEEIIATDHGAMLAEMFPGLDAEQGRAAHTFCASAASGMLAKADKEMAGVVSTATANLALYRDPVVARNISRCDFRIPDLMNHQAAVNLYLVVAPADIDRLRPLLRIFITQLLGRLTEKMTFADGASQLAYHHRLLLMLDEFTALGKLPIFERAIAFMAGYGIKGYFIVQDTKQLTNTYGADNALMANCHVRIAYAPNLPETAEYLSKLTGTTTVVSKKVSISRGKGGRSRSISINETSRPLLTPDECLRLPGAEKDASGKVTAPGDMLIFTAGQSPIYGQQILYFLDPVFSSRSRILPPARSDNLYQGNALEQPQQSTRPGITEADYEKYLCD; this is encoded by the coding sequence ATGGCTGAGCAACAGTACGGGCATCTCACTCGCAAGACGAAAAGCCGTCTCTGGAGATGGCTGGTTCTGTTGCTCATTCTCCTCTGGGGTCTGATGGTGCTGATGTGGAGCTTGCAACAAATTGGCAATTTGTTCGGGCATCATCCCATACTTGGAGAGCCCTTCGTTGCCTTCAGCCGCCTTTGGTACCTCCCCTGGACGGCACTCACTTGGCCGAAAACAATCTTTACCGCCATAGAGGTGCAACCCTTGGCTGATCGGTCCATGCTGCTATTCATGGGGCCGCCTTTACTGAGCGCCATGCTGTATCTGGCAATCAATCAGGCACCAAAGGGGAAAAAGGATCTGCACGGTACAGCGCGCTGGGCCACCGGCAAGGAGATTCGCACCATGGGCTATCTCTCCGGCCAGGGCGTCTATATTGGTGGATGGTTTGACAGTGCAACCAAAACCCAGCTCTACCTACGCCATAATGGTCCGGAGCATCTGCTCTGTTTTGCGCCCACGCGTTCGGGGAAAGGCGTGGGCCTGATCCTGCCGACACTGCTCGCCTGGGAACAGTCCAGCGTGGTGTTTGACATCAAGGGCGAGAACTACGCTTTGACCGCTGGCTATCTCAAGAGTCGGGGAAACAAGGTGCTCCGTTTCGAGCCAGCAGATCCCACGGGAGCAACGGCCTGCTTTAACCCCCTTGAAGAGATCCGGCTTGAAGGTGACCGGGCAATTGCCGATGTGCAGCAGGTGGCCAATATGGTGCTGGATCCTGATGGTAAGGGCCTGCCCGATTACTGGGACAAGGCTGCTTGCGGCTTTTTCGGTGGCGTTTTGTTGCACTGCCTTATCACCACCAGGTTGCAGGGGAACCGGCAGGCCAGTTTGTATGATGTCTCCCTGATGCTTGAAGATCCGGATCGTGAAGGTGGCCCCAAAGAGTTATTCGAAGAAATTATCGCCACGGACCACGGCGCGATGTTGGCGGAAATGTTCCCTGGGCTGGATGCAGAGCAGGGGAGGGCGGCGCATACCTTTTGTGCCTCTGCTGCCAGCGGCATGCTCGCCAAGGCGGATAAGGAAATGGCCGGTGTCGTCTCAACTGCCACCGCCAATCTGGCGCTCTATCGAGATCCTGTCGTTGCTCGCAATATCTCCCGTTGTGATTTTCGCATTCCTGATCTGATGAATCATCAGGCGGCAGTCAATTTGTACCTGGTGGTGGCTCCGGCGGATATCGACCGGCTCCGTCCTTTGCTCCGTATTTTCATAACCCAACTACTCGGGCGATTGACCGAGAAGATGACCTTTGCCGATGGTGCCAGCCAACTTGCTTACCACCACCGTTTGTTGTTGATGCTTGACGAGTTCACGGCTTTGGGCAAGCTGCCGATTTTTGAGCGCGCTATTGCCTTCATGGCCGGGTACGGCATCAAGGGGTACTTCATTGTCCAGGATACCAAGCAGCTTACCAACACCTACGGCGCTGATAATGCCCTGATGGCCAACTGTCATGTGCGCATTGCCTACGCGCCCAACCTGCCTGAAACCGCTGAATATCTCTCCAAACTGACCGGTACGACCACTGTGGTCAGTAAGAAGGTCTCGATCAGTCGGGGTAAAGGCGGTCGGTCACGTTCCATCAGTATAAATGAAACCTCCAGGCCGTTGCTCACTCCGGATGAATGCCTTCGCCTGCCCGGGGCGGAGAAAGATGCTTCAGGCAAGGTCACCGCACCTGGAGACATGTTGATCTTCACCGCAGGGCAATCGCCCATCTACGGCCAGCAGATTCTGTACTTTCTTGATCCGGTATTTTCTAGCCGTTCTCGAATCCTTCCCCCAGCCAGGTCCGACAATCTCTATCAGGGGAATGCACTGGAGCAACCACAGCAATCGACGAGACCTGGCATTACGGAAGCCGACTATGAAAAGTATCTGTGCGATTAG